The Candidatus Rokuibacteriota bacterium genome segment GGGCGCCGCCGGCTGTGCCTCCACGGTGAGCAGCGGGGCCTGTTCAGGCGGTGCGGTCTCGCCTCGCGTCGGTGTGTTCATGATTCCACTACACCAGAGTTTTCAGTCAGAGCGGAGAGAAATTCTCCGACACGCTCCTAGCACATTCCTGTCCGCGGGGCGAGCGGGCCTTGCTATGATGGCCCGTGGCCCGCTCGACGTTCCGCTTCTGGTTCACCATCATCGTCGTCCCGTCGCTCCTCGTGGTCGGCGCCCTCGGGTACCTTGCATGGCGGCAGAACGTGCCCGGCATCCGCGCCAGCCTCGACCCCGTGCCGCGCTGGATCGGGGTCAAGACACCGCTGGCCGTGGACATGCGGGCCGCCAGGGGCGGCGTGCGCTCGATGGAGATCCGCCTGCGGCAGGGCTCCGCCAAAGTCGTGATCGTGCAGCAGGCCTTCACCGGCTCGCCGACGAACGACCAGCGCGTGGCCCTACAGGTCACCGGCTCGACCCTCGGCCTCCGCGAGGGCGCGGCAACGCTCGAGGTGCTGGCGCGCGACGGCTTCTGGCGGCCGATCCGCGTGGACGACCGGCCGATCCTGACCACGCAGGTGACGCTCGACTTCACGCCGCCCTCGCTCGAGGTGGTGGCCGCGACACGCTACTGGGCGCAGGGCGGCGGCGGCCTGGTCGTGCTGCGGTCCAAGGGCGCCTCACGCGTCGCCGTCACCGTCGGTGGGCTCGCCTTCCGCGCCTACCCCGCCGGGCCGCCCGAGTCCAACCTCTTCGTCGACCTGGTCGCCCTGCCCTGGAACTACGAGGCCGGGACACCCATCACGGCGGTCGCGCAGGACGAGGCCGGCAACGTCACCTCGCGCACCGTCGCCGTCGAGGTCAAGGCGCGGCGCTTCAAGACCGACACGATCGAGATCAAGGACGAGTTCCTCGAGCGCAAGCTGCCCGAGCTCCTGCCCGAGCGCGCCGGCACGATCGCGGCGGGCGATCTGCTTGCGGCTTTCCTTACCGTCAACCGCGACAAGCGCAAGCAGGCCGAGGAGGTCAAGCGCGCGCTGGCGGGCAAGACGCAGCCGCGCCCGCTCTGGGAAGGCGTCTTCGTCCAGCCGCGCAACACGAAGGTCTTCTCCAACTTCGCCGAGACACGGACGTACCGCTACCACGGCCAGGACGTGGACACGCAAATCCACTTCGGCTACGACCTGGCGGCGGTGCAACGCGGTCCGGTGCCCGCCGCCAACTCGGGCGTGGTGGTCTTCGCCGGGCCGCTGTCGATCTACGGGGATGCGGTCGTCGTGGACCACGGTCTCGGGCTCCAGACGCTCTACGCTCATCTCTCGTCGATCGCCGTGAAGGAAGGCGACCCGGTCACCAAGGAGCAGGAGCTCGGGCGGACGGGGAGCACGGGGTTCGCCTTGGGGGACCATCTCCACTACGAGGTGTTGATCAACGGCGTGTCGGTGACGCCGCTCGAGTGGTGGGACGCCAACTGGATTCGTGACCACGTCGGCCGGCCGCTCCGCGAGGCGAGCCTGCCGCTGATCCAATCCGTGACGCCGGCTGAAACGCGGGACGATGCGGGCCAGGCGGCGGCCCGCCGGCGCCGCGCCGCCCGCTCGCGCTAGCCGGGAGCCCTCTGCTCGTCACCCCCTCACCGTCCTCCCTGCCCCGCCGCCACGCGGCCTGAGCCGGCGCTGACGGGCGGCTAGAGCCGATGCCCCAGGGCCGCCCCCTCCTGCATCGCCTCGAACGCGGTGCGAGGGACCACGCAGTCGCCCACCTCGAAGACGGGCGGCCCACCCGCCCGCGTCTTGAGCGCCTCGGCCAGCTCGTTGACGGCCACCCGGGGGCGAGTGGAGACAACGAGATCGAGGCCCTCGAGCTCGACGGCGCGGCCTCCAGAGCGCAGGAGCGCGCCGTCGGCCCACAGCGCCTCGACCGTGGTGTTCAGATGCACGGTGACGTTCGCGCGGCCGCGGAGACCGGCGACGTACTGCCACCGCGGGCGGACGCCCAGCTCGCTCGACAGCTCGCCGCCGGGCTCGACCACCCAGACGAGGACGCCACGGGCCGCGAGCGCGTGGGCGGCGCCCACGCCCAGCATCCCGCCCCCGATCACGAGGGCGCGCCGCGCCCCTGACAGCGGGCGCCGGAGCATCTGAAACAGATCGACGGCCGGGCTGTCGAGGATACCGGGGATCGGCGGGATGCCGGGGCGCGCGCCGGTCGCGATGATCACGACGTCGGGCTCCTCCCCCCGGACGACGTCCTCGGTCGCCTCGACGCCGAGCCGGATCTCGCCGCCGGCGCGCGCGACGGCGGCGGCGAGGTAGACCACGAGCGCGGCGAGGTCCTCGCGGCCCGGCACGTGCCGGCTCAGCAGGAGCTGACCGCCGGGCTCGCCGCCGCGCTCGAGGACGGTGACGGCATGGCCGCGCTCGGCTGCGACGCGCGCCGATTCGAGCCCGGCGGGCCCCGCCCCGACGACCACCACGCGCTGAGGCCGCGCGGCGGGCCGGACCGCATACTCCCGCTCGCGGGACGTGCGGGTGTTCGCCAGGCAGAGGACCGGCAGGTTCTGCCCGAGGAGGTCGCTGCACGTGAGGCATCCCACGCAGGAGCAGATCTCATCCAGCCGCCCCTCGAGGCTCTTGCGCGGCATGTCGGGGTCGGCGTGGAGCGCGCGGCCGAGCGTGACGAAATCGGCATCGCCCGCCTCGAGCACGGCCTCGGCCACGCTCGCGTCGCCGATCCGCCCCGCGACGCTGACGGGCACCGTCGCGCGCGCGCGGATGCGGCGGCTGAGCGGGGCCAGGCACGCGGGCCGCATCTCCATCGGCTGGACGATCCAGACCGCGGACTCGTAGATGCCGGCGGAGACGTCGAAGAGGTCGACACCGGCCCGCTCGAGGCGCGGCACGATCTCACACACGTCGTCGATCGTGAGGCCGCCCGGCACGTGCTCGTCCGCGCTGAGGCGATAGAGCACCGGCACCTCCGCGCCGACGACCTCCCGGACGGCGGCGATGACCTCGAGGGGGAAACGCAGGCGCCGCTCGAAGTCGCCGCCGTACTCGTCGGTGCGGCGGTTCGCGTACGGCGAGAGGAACTGGCCGACCAGGTAGCCGTGGGCGCCGTGCACCTCCACCACGTCGAAGCCCGCGGCCGCCGCGCGGCGGGCCGCTTCCGCGAACCGGTCGACGAGCGCACGGATCTCCTCCGCGGTGAGCTCGCGTGGCGTATCCCCCGCGGTGACGACGGCGCACGGGACCGGCGACGGCGCGACAGGCTGCCGCCCCGTGACCGCCGACGAGGTCTGGCGCCCGCCGAAGTTCAGCTCCGCGCCCACGAGCGCGCCGTGGCGGTGACAGGCCTCGATGAGACGGCGGTAGCCGGGAATCAGCCCGTCGTCATGGATCCCGAGCTGGAGGTGATGGTTCTTCCCGGCGGGATCCACATACATGGACTCGAGCAAGATGAGCCCCGCGCCGCCCGCCGCGCGATGCTCGCAGTAGTCGATATAGCGCTGCGTCACGGCGCCCTCGGCCGTGCCCAGATTCTTCTCCATCGGCGCCATGATGATGCGGTTCTTGATCGCGCGGCCGCCGATGCGTCCCGGGGCGAACAGGCGGGGGAACCGGGACGCCACCGTTCAGTCCTTCACGCTCCGGCCGGGCTCGACGACCGGCATGTCGGAGGGCGGCGAGGCGACCACGAGAAAGACGAGGTCCTCCAGGCCCGTGTTGAAGATGCCGTGGCGCACGCCGGGAGGGATGTGAATGACCATGTGCGGCTCGACCAGGTGCCGGACGCCGTCGAGCTCGACGACGCCGCGCCCCTTGAGGATGTAGTAGAGATTCTCCGCCACCTCGTGGGAATGGACCTCGGCGTAGCCGCGGGGCTGGTAGCTCGAGATCCGGAAGTCGAAGTACCGGGTGTCGGCGTTCGTGGGATGCACGAGGAGCTTCGAGAACGCCTGGAAGTGCCCGGGCGGCAGCTCCCAGAACGCTTCTTCCATCCGCATGACCTTCGCCTTGCCTTTCGTCATGTCATGTCCTTTTGGATTCCGGCCGCGAGCGCCGGGTAGTTCGGCTCGGGGTGCGCCAACGGCGGCAGTTGCCAGGTGCCGGTTGCGATCGGCCCCGCGCTCGGGTCCACGACGACGTCCACCACGGTCGGCCGGTCGGAGCGGACGGCGGCGGCCAGCGCGTCTCCGAGCTCGCCCGGCGCCGTCACGCGGATGCCCTCGGCGCCGCAGGCGCGCGCGAGCGCCGCGTAGTCCGGCGAGAAGGGCTCGCCGGTCTGCTGGCGGGTGAACATCGTCGTCGTCTCCTTGCCGAAGGCCCCGCGCTGCAGGTCCCGGATGGACGCGTAGCCGTAGTTGTTCCAGACGACCCACGTCGCCGGGATGCCGTACTCCACCGCGGTGGCGACGGCGTGGGAGGTCATGAGAAACCCGCCGTCCCCGCACACGGCGACGGCGCACCGGTCCGGAGCGGCGAGCTTCGCGCCGAGCACGCCGCCCACGGCGAAGCCCATGGCGGCGAAGCCCCAGGACTGCAGGAGCGTCTGCGGCAGATAGGCCGGCCACTGCTGAACGACCCAGTTGTGATGCACGCCGACGTCCACGGCGATGATGCCGTCCCGCGGCACGACCTTCCGCAGGGTGCGGACGACGTGCTCCGGCTGCACCGGGACGGCGTCGGGGCGGTAGCGGCGCTCGTTGTACTCGACCCAGTTCCGCTGCCACGCGGCGACCTGGCCGAGCCACGGCTCGCGGCCGCCGGCGCCGCCGCGCGCCTCCGCCAGCGCCAGCACCGCCTGGACGAACGTCTTCACGTCCGCGGTCACGCCGAGGTGCACGGGGTAGTTCCTGCCGATCTCCTCCGGGTCGATGTCCACCTGGACGAGCTTCGTGGGCGGGATCGTGAACGTGTAGCCCGGGATCCAGCCGCTGCTCACGCGGTCGTCGAAGCGCGCGCCGAGCGCCAGCAGGACGTCGGCCTGACGAGTCGCCTGGTTCGCGGGGTAGGTGCCGTTGCGCCCGACAACGCCGAGCGCCAGCGGATGGTCCGCCGGCATGATGCCGGCTCCCTGGGGCGTATTGGCGACGGGCACGCCGAGCGTCTCGGCGAGCCGGCGGATCTCCGGCGCCGCTTCGGACAGCGCGGCGCCGTTGCCGACGAGGATCGCGGGCCGCTCGGCCCCCGCGAGCAGGTCGAATGCCCGGCGCGCGATTTCGGGCGACGGGCCGGAGCGGCGGTCGATCGCGTGCCACCATAGGTCGGGCGCCGGCAGTGGGGCGGTGGTTTCCTCGACGAAGACGTCGAGCGGGACGTCGACATTGACGGGCCCCGGCCGGCCCGTCGCGGCGGTCTTGAACGCCTGCCGCAGGACGAGCGGGAGCATCTCGGGGCGCGGCACCTGGAAGCTGCGCTTCACGTACGGGCGCACCACGGAGGAAAAGTCCGCCTGATGGTGGCGGTACGTCTCCTGGAACGGGCCGCGGTTGAACTGGGTGGTCGGCACGTTGCCGGTGATCGCCACGAGCGCCGACGAGTCCATCATGGCGCAGGCGAGCGCGATGACGAGGTTCACCGACCCCGGGCCGCACGACGTGAAGGTCGCCACCGGCCGGTGCGCGATCCGATAGTAGGCGTCGGCCATGTAGCCGGCGACCTGCTCGTGGTGGACGCCGATCATCTTGATCCGGTCCGCCCGGCTCCCGAGGGCGTCCATGAGGCCCACGATCCCGTGCCCGCACAGCCCGAACACGTACGGCACTTTCTCGCTGATGAGATACTCCGCGATCAAATCGGCTCCGCGCATTGCTGCCATGGCAGGTCGCTTCCCTCCTCGTAGCAGTGTTGTCCGGTCAGGTTCATCTCGCGGACCGCGTTCCGCGATCATGTGGCGCAGAGTACGGGGTCAGGAGGGGGGCCGTGTCAAGCGCAAAAACCGTGGGCGACGTCGGCCGCGGCTGAGGCATCGGGCCCATGGAAATGAATCAATCGCTTCATGGCGTTCCGGGCCGGTCGGCGTTGCAATGAGAACTAGTTCGCGCAGCCGCAATGCACTCCAGATCGAGGAGGTGCGCACCATGTGGCTCCTCATGCCGGTGCCGATTTTCCTCGCGGTCACCGCGGGGCTGGTTGGCGTCTTGGTCGCGGGGCGGCGCCTGTTCCCTGGCACGTTCACCGCCAAGCGCGCCTTCCGGTGCCCGTTCCGCGACACGAACGTGAACGTGGACTTCACGGAAGCCGTGTGGGACGGCAGCCTCGTGGACGTGATCGCCTGCACGGAATTCTCGCCGCCGCAGGACGTGCGGTGCGAGAAGAGCTGCCTGATGCTGGGGAAGTTCCCCGCGCCCAAGGAGCTCACGACGGCATGAGCTACGAGAGCCCCGGGTGCGCCTACTGCCCGCCCTCCGTCCGCGCCTGCCGCCACGGCGAATCGGAGACCCGCGGGCCCGGCTTCTGCCCTTCGAAGGTGGACGAGGAGGGCATCGAGCGGGCATGGGAGCGGTACGAGGACCCCGAGGTGCGCCGCGTCGCCTACGCCTCGGCGCTGGTGGAGAGCGCGGGATACTGCCGCTGGACGCGCGTGGAGGAGATCTGCGCCTTCGCACGGGAGATGGGGTTCACCAGGATCGGCATCGCGACCTGCATCAGCATGGTGGACCTGGCGCGGACGCTCAGCGGCATCCTCGAGAGCCACGGGTTCGAGGTCGCGTCGGCGGCATGCAAGAACGGGGGCGTGCCGAAGGAGCGGCTCGGTCTGCGAGACGAGGACAAGATCCACCCCGGCACCTACGAGGCCATGTGCAACCCGCTCGCACAGGCGGAGCTGCTCAATGACGCCGGCTGCGAGCTGAACATCGTACTCGGGCTGTGCGTGGGACACGACAGCCTCTTCTTCAAGCACTCCAAGGGGCTGGCCACGACGCTTGTGGCCAAAGACCGCGTGCTGGCCCACAACCCGGTCGGCGCGCTCCAGCTGGCCGACACGTGCTTCCAGCGCGTCTGGGGGCCGCTCCGGCCCACGGAGGCGCCGAAGCTGCCCGTCGAGGGACGCGACTAGCGGACCTTCACCAACGGCAGCGCGCCTTCCATCTCGCCCTTCATGACGGGGTGCTGGTTGCCGCCCACCGAGCGCGACTTCGCCGACACCTGCTGCTCGACGTACTCGTACAGCTCCTGGACCGTGATGATGCCGTCCTTGTTGAGGTCGGCGGCGCCCTTGAGCCCCTGGACGAGGTAGTACGTGAAGATGCCGTGGCCGAGCTCGGGCAGCTCGATGGAGACCTCCGACGGCCGCGACGCCGTGATGATGGCCCGCCCCTTGGAGCGCGTCAGCCGCTCGAGAAACTGGTCGTCGAGGTTGGCCGCCCGCGTCTTCTTCGAGCTGAAGGTCCGGCCGCCGGCCGCGCCGCTGTAGCAGGCGTCGAGGAAGACCACCATGCGCTCGGCCTCGACCCGCCCGAAGATCGTCTGCATCTCGTCCATGGGGAGCGCCGTCGAGTAGAGGTCGTCGGGGTCGGCGTCCGAGGGGATCAGGTACTTCGCCAAGCCGTCGCGCTCGACGCCGCGCTGGTCGATCTCCGGCGCGCCGTGCCCGGCAAAGAAGATCACCACGGTGTCGTCCTTCTTCGCCGAGCGCGCCAGGAAGGTCCCGAGCGCCCACTTGATGTTCCGGAGCGTCGGCGTCTTCTCCGTCTTGTCGGTGATGAGGAGCACGTGCTCCTTCCTGAATCCGCCGGGCCCGACCAGGATCTGGTAGAGCGAGTCCGCGTCGGCGACCGTGTAACGCAGGGAGGGAATGTCCGTGCTCTGGTAGCGCCCCACGCCGATGATGACCGCCCAACTGTCGTGCTTCACCGTGGGCGGCGGAGGTGCGGCTGCCCCCGCCGCGGCTGCGGCGACCGGCTTGGGTTTGTCGTAGATGACAGTGCGCACCTCCTGCCGGACCGCGCCGCCCGCCTCCGTGGCGGTCAGGACGATCGCGTTGGCGCCCTCCTTGAGCACGATGGGCGCGCTCACCGCCACGGAGCGCTGGGGCGTCTTGGCGCCCTGCTGGTGGACCTCCACGCCGTTGAGCTGCACCGTGACCTTGGCGATGCCCTTGCTCGACGTCACCACGGCCGCGACCACGCTCGAGTCTTCCGTGACCCGCGAGCGGTCCTCGGGATAGCGGAACGAGAGATCCAGCGGCGCGGGCTTCTCGTAGTGCACCGTGCGCACTTCCTGCTGGGTGACGCCGTCGGCATCGGTCGCCGTGACGACGACGGTGTTCGGGCCTTCCCGAAGCTTCAGCGGCAAGTTGACCGCAACGGACGGCGCGCCGGGGTCCTGGCGGGAGACCTCGACCCCGTTGACGCTGACGACGACGCGGCGCACCTGCTTGCCGCCCGAGGCCAGCCCGGCCAGGGCCACCGTCTCCTGCTCGACGCGGGCCTGCTCGGTCGGGGACGACAGCGTCACCTGGAGCGGGACGACGGCGGGCGCGGGCGCCGGTGGCACGGCGGCTACCTGAGGCGGCCGAGGGGGCGGCGACGGCGGCTGGGGCGGCTGCGGCTGCGGCGGCTGCGGCGCCTGCGCCTGCGGCGGCTGCGGCTGGGCAGGGGGCTCTCCGCCGGGACGCGCGGCGCCGGGGAAGCCCGGACGGGCCTGGCCGCCCGGCCGATTCGGGAATGAAGGCGGACCCGGACGACCCTCAGACGGCGGCCCGCCGCCCGGCAAGCCCGCAACGGCGGAGCCTCCGGGCGGGAGATAAAGGACGCCGCGGGCCTCCTGCCGGCTCGTGCCATCGGCATCCGTGGCCGTGACGATGACGACGTTCTTGCCCTCGCGGAGCTTGATGGGCACGTTGAGCGCGATCTCGGGTTTGGGCGCGCTCCGCTCGTCGCGCGTCGCCACCTCGGCGCCGTTGACCGTGACGGTCACCGTCGTCAGCCCCTTGCCCGCCATCACCTTGCCGCCGATGGTGAAGCCGTCCACGCCGATGCGGTCCCTCTCGGGCAGTCCTTCCAGCGCGAACTGGATCGGCCCCGCCGTCGGGCGGTCGAGGCCGGCGATCTGGAACTTGAGGAGGCCTGTCGCCCCATCCATCTTGACGAACTGTCGCGCCTCGGGCGCGTACCAAAGAGTGTTCTGGAGCTGGCTGCGGTCCTGGCGTGTGATCGTCATGAGGATGCGGAAGGCCTTGAAGGTGCCCGCGAAAACCTTCACGTCCTCGTAGCTGTCGACCTTCCAGGTGACCCCGATAGGGGGCCAGCGACCCGAGGTGCTCGGGGTCTGCCAGGCCGTCTTCTGGGAGCCCGTCTGGCCAACTTCGAGCGGCCACTTGAGATCGATCGGGTGGGTGAACTCGATGATGCCGTCGCCGCGCTGGATGCGCGCAATGCCGAGGTCCTTGCTGAGGTGGATCTCCCACTTCGGCCGCGCGGAGAAGACGTAGCGGTCCTTCTCCACCCGGATCAGCTCGTAGAGCCCGTCGCTGCGGATCCACTTCTCCCCGAGCGTATAGGTCGGCCGCTCGGCCCGCGGCTTGGGCTGCGCCGGGGCGGGCCCCGGGCAGAGGAGGAGCAGCGAGAGGATGAACGGAGCGAGCCGGGCCGGGGTCGTCTTCATGCCCAAGAGACCTATTCCCCGACCGTACGTTGGCTCGGCCGCGCCTGTCAAATCGGCCTCAGCGGCGGCCGGAGAGGTCGCGCGCCTCGATGAACTCGCGCTGGGCCAGCTCGCCCAGGCCGATCGCGTCGTAGACCTGGCCGAGCAGCAGGTGGAGGGTCGGCTCGTCGGGATCGCCGGCCAGCGCCGTCAGGAGCTCGCGCCGCGCGTCGGCGTAGAGCCCGTCGCGGAGCACGTAGCCCGCGCGCATAAGGGCGACGCTCGAGGGCGGGTAGCCGGGCAGCGAAGCGGGCACGAGGATGTCGAGCGACTCGCGCACGCGCTTGGCCTCGGCCGCGGGCAGGATCTGGAACTCCGCCTGCTGCATCGGCTGCCCCTCGGTCTCCAGTTGCCAGAAGTAGCGGACTCCAGGCTCGAGCGCGGGCGCCGAGGCCGGATAGACGACAGGCTTGCGCGGGAGATTGGCCTGCTCCCAGAGAATGCCCTGCGGCCCCAGGACGCGGATTTTGTAGCGGAGCGTGTCGGAGCCGGACCATTCGAAGGTGACGGCGCCGGGCAGGAGCTTGGTCTCGCGCGGCTGGAGCTGCGCGAGACGGGGGGGCCGCACGCTGCGCACGGACAGCGGGAGATAGGCCAGGTCCTTCTGCTTGCCCGCGAGGAAGTCGGTGACGCCGCCGACGAGACCGCGCACCTTGTCGCTCGCGCCGGCCGCCGTGGGAGCCTGCACCGTGAAGGGCGAGTTCGCCACCGAGACCGGCTGCGCGCCGCGTCCGCCCGTGAAGACGAGCGACGCGCGGGCCTCGCCCGTGGCGCGGATCTGGTCGCCGGGACGCAGCGCAAGGAGCGGCTGGGCGGCCTTCCACTCGGGCTCCCCCGCCCGCTTGACCTCGACGCGGCCGCGCTCAGCGCGGATCTCCGTCAGCACGCCGACCGGGTCCGCGGCCGACGCGAGCGCCGCGAGGGCCAGCACGAGCGCGCCGGCCAGTGCCGCCCATGCGATTTTCATGGTCATGGCTTCGAGCCTCCCGGACCCGCGGCGGGTCTCAGTCCCCCGCGGCGGGTCTCAGTCCGATGACTTCGTAGACCCGCACGGGCTCCTCTCTTCCCTTGACGCTGATCGGGCCGCGGTCGTTTACCGCGAGATCCAGCCCCGCCGCCCGGTAGGCGGCCTCAGTCACCAGCATCGTCGTTCCCAGCTCCTTGTTCAAGCCTTCCACGCGCGAGGCCAGGTTAACGGTATCGCCTACCACAGCGTACTTCACCTTGCCTGCCCGGCCCACATTCCCCGCGAAAACCTCGCCCGTGTGGATGCCCAACCCCATGCGGAGCGGCGGCAGCCCCTCGGCCTGCCAGCGCCGGTTGAGCCCTGCCAGTGTCTCGCCCATCGCGAGAGCGCTCTCGATGGCGTGGCGCGCGTGCTCCGGGTCGTCGAGCGGGGCGCCGAAGACGGCGAGGATGGCATCGCCGATGAAGTCGTTGACCATGCCGCGACGGGCGAAGATGGTCGCCGTCATGGCGTCGAAATATTCGGTCAGCCGCTCCGCCATCAGCGTAGGCGCCATGCGCTCCGACAACGTCGTGAAACCGCGCAGGTCGGTGAAGAGGATGGACACCTGGCGGCGCTCGCCCGCGAGCTCGGCGGGATTGCGCTCGACGCGCGCGGCGACTTCCGGGCTGACGTAGCGGCCGAGGGCATCGCGCAGCCGCCGCCTCGCGAGCACATCCGCGCCCACGCCGAGGAGCGAGGTCACCGCCACGGGCAAGAGGAAGTCCACCCAGTAGCCGCCGCGGCTGAAGGCCACGTAGCTGGCCGGCACGCCCAGGAGAAGCGCGCCGGCCAGGCAGACCACGGTGCCCCAGAGCGGGCGGACGGCGACCATGACGAGGCCGGCCAGCAGGACCGCGATCAGCTGCACGGCGAACCCCGCGAGCCACCCGGCTGGGCGGACGAGGCTCCCCGTCACCAGCATGTGCACGATGTTGGCCTGGATCTCCACGCCGGGCATGAAGCCGTAGGGCGTCCGGTGCACGTCCCGCCCGTCGGCGAAGGTGCCGCCGAGCAGCACGATGCGGCCTCTCAACGGATTGTCACCCGCAATATCCACACCCAGGTCGCCGATCGCCGCCACGGCGTCCGAGGGAATGGTGAGGAAGCTGCCCGCCGGACCGATGAAGTTGATCCGGTACACCGTCGCGCCGTCGGGAACCGGCACGTTCGCGACGGCGGCGGCGAAAGCGGGCGCGCGGCCCACCTGAAGGGAGACCCGCCTGACGACGGCGTCGGCGTCCACGGGGACGTCGGGCGCGCTCGGGACCACGAGCCGCGCCACGGCGCGATCCGCGAGCGGACCGCGCTCCGGCAGCGACGTGCCTGCGACGACGAGCCGGCGCTCGCCGCGCGCCCCGAAGTCGACAATGGCGCGGGCAAGCGCGCGGTCGGCCTGCGGCGCGCCCGCGGTGCGCAGCGAGATGTCGAACCCGACCGCGACGGCGCCCGCCCGCGTGACGCCGCGAAGCACGCGCGCCAGGTAGTCGCGCGGCAGCGGCTGGCGGCGCCCGAGCGCGTCGAAGGCCGCATCGTCGATCGCGACGATGACGAGACCCGACGGCTGGCGCGGGCTCTGGAGGTAGATCAGGAGGTCGAGGGCGCGGGCCTGCAGCGACTCGAGGTAGCCCATGGCCGAGGCGCCCGTGACGGCGCAGGCGGCCACGAGCCCCACCGCCCACAGCTGGAGCAGGCGCGCGCGGCGCTGCCTCCACCACCTGCCGACGTTCATCAGTCCACTCTATCTGAAGCCAGGCCGCCGATAAGGGCCCATCTGCTTCGTTGGCGCCCTCGGCCGCAGGTTCAACGTAGCAGGGCTACGCCTCACCTGCGGCCTTCAGGCGCCGCCTCGCATCTGGACCCTTCTCGACGCCCTATCAACGACGGCCCGGCATCATTTGGGCGGGAAGCCAGAGAGCGAGGTCAGGGAAAACGAAGAGAATCGCGACCAGGATGATCATCAGGATGACGTACGGCGTGGTGCCGATGGTGACCTCCCGGGCGCCGGTGCCGGGCATGAGCCCCTGGATCACGAACAGGTTGAGCCCGACGGGCGGCGTGATGAAACCGATCTCGAGCCAGACCACCATGATGACGCCGAACCAGACCGGGTCGAAACCGAGCCCCGTGATCAGCGGGAAGAGGATCGGCAGGAGGATGATCATCACCGACAGCTCCTCGAGGGCGTACGCGATCACGAGGAGGAAGCTGAAGACCACGGTGAAGAGCGCCCACTTGGGGAGTCCTAAGGCGATGACGGTGCTGAGGAGCGCCTTGGGCGCTCCGATGAGCGC includes the following:
- a CDS encoding caspase family protein, yielding MKTTPARLAPFILSLLLLCPGPAPAQPKPRAERPTYTLGEKWIRSDGLYELIRVEKDRYVFSARPKWEIHLSKDLGIARIQRGDGIIEFTHPIDLKWPLEVGQTGSQKTAWQTPSTSGRWPPIGVTWKVDSYEDVKVFAGTFKAFRILMTITRQDRSQLQNTLWYAPEARQFVKMDGATGLLKFQIAGLDRPTAGPIQFALEGLPERDRIGVDGFTIGGKVMAGKGLTTVTVTVNGAEVATRDERSAPKPEIALNVPIKLREGKNVVIVTATDADGTSRQEARGVLYLPPGGSAVAGLPGGGPPSEGRPGPPSFPNRPGGQARPGFPGAARPGGEPPAQPQPPQAQAPQPPQPQPPQPPSPPPRPPQVAAVPPAPAPAVVPLQVTLSSPTEQARVEQETVALAGLASGGKQVRRVVVSVNGVEVSRQDPGAPSVAVNLPLKLREGPNTVVVTATDADGVTQQEVRTVHYEKPAPLDLSFRYPEDRSRVTEDSSVVAAVVTSSKGIAKVTVQLNGVEVHQQGAKTPQRSVAVSAPIVLKEGANAIVLTATEAGGAVRQEVRTVIYDKPKPVAAAAAGAAAPPPPTVKHDSWAVIIGVGRYQSTDIPSLRYTVADADSLYQILVGPGGFRKEHVLLITDKTEKTPTLRNIKWALGTFLARSAKKDDTVVIFFAGHGAPEIDQRGVERDGLAKYLIPSDADPDDLYSTALPMDEMQTIFGRVEAERMVVFLDACYSGAAGGRTFSSKKTRAANLDDQFLERLTRSKGRAIITASRPSEVSIELPELGHGIFTYYLVQGLKGAADLNKDGIITVQELYEYVEQQVSAKSRSVGGNQHPVMKGEMEGALPLVKVR
- a CDS encoding adenylate/guanylate cyclase domain-containing protein, which produces MNVGRWWRQRRARLLQLWAVGLVAACAVTGASAMGYLESLQARALDLLIYLQSPRQPSGLVIVAIDDAAFDALGRRQPLPRDYLARVLRGVTRAGAVAVGFDISLRTAGAPQADRALARAIVDFGARGERRLVVAGTSLPERGPLADRAVARLVVPSAPDVPVDADAVVRRVSLQVGRAPAFAAAVANVPVPDGATVYRINFIGPAGSFLTIPSDAVAAIGDLGVDIAGDNPLRGRIVLLGGTFADGRDVHRTPYGFMPGVEIQANIVHMLVTGSLVRPAGWLAGFAVQLIAVLLAGLVMVAVRPLWGTVVCLAGALLLGVPASYVAFSRGGYWVDFLLPVAVTSLLGVGADVLARRRLRDALGRYVSPEVAARVERNPAELAGERRQVSILFTDLRGFTTLSERMAPTLMAERLTEYFDAMTATIFARRGMVNDFIGDAILAVFGAPLDDPEHARHAIESALAMGETLAGLNRRWQAEGLPPLRMGLGIHTGEVFAGNVGRAGKVKYAVVGDTVNLASRVEGLNKELGTTMLVTEAAYRAAGLDLAVNDRGPISVKGREEPVRVYEVIGLRPAAGD